In Microbacterium lushaniae, the following are encoded in one genomic region:
- a CDS encoding deoxyguanosinetriphosphate triphosphohydrolase family protein, producing the protein MEDEPTVTEEGGTARVHPEHGRQVGDPFGLDLQRIQFSPYFSRLSAVTQVVSPSISGAPVHNRLTHTLKVSAIARAVARHLNDRSQRSGGPEVCNETVVECAAHAHDLGHPPFGHLGESVLNRVAREELGLTDGFEGNAQTYRILTALDVTEHVPTGLNLTSAVRVATAKYPWTPAVNSEQLGERGAPRGMRRTAERGLHVFKYSAYEIDGADLEQARTQLGIAPFRQSVEGAVMDIADDIAYSVHDVDDFYRAGILNHAPIAAEFDGWLEAAAQWRGRDDDEVRAETERGAAIERLRRKMRRDDAWVADDDAFHDAVSTVHEELVDDLLARPFDGSLTAERQLATFTDRWIRALQASAAPTSADDPRSGPIRLSTTAWHHVEVLKFVHKHFVLSRPDLAIHQRGLSRILSRSVHALMAWLEDEHDRDRVPRRLQELIELARDGYEPFRRSGRSPRTADERDRLAQARGVLDYVASLTDAQAFTFSEAISGRADRLWSVGQGL; encoded by the coding sequence GTGGAAGACGAACCGACCGTCACGGAAGAGGGGGGCACGGCACGGGTGCATCCGGAGCACGGCCGTCAGGTCGGCGATCCGTTCGGGCTGGACCTGCAGCGCATCCAGTTCTCCCCGTACTTCTCCCGGCTGTCGGCCGTGACCCAGGTGGTTTCGCCGTCCATCTCCGGCGCTCCCGTGCACAACCGCCTCACCCACACCCTCAAGGTGAGCGCCATCGCGCGCGCCGTCGCCCGTCATCTGAACGATCGCTCCCAGCGCTCCGGAGGACCTGAGGTCTGCAACGAGACCGTCGTGGAGTGCGCAGCCCACGCGCACGACCTCGGGCATCCTCCGTTCGGTCACCTCGGGGAGTCGGTGCTCAACCGGGTCGCGCGCGAAGAGCTCGGTCTCACCGACGGGTTCGAGGGCAACGCGCAGACCTACCGCATCCTGACCGCACTGGACGTCACCGAGCACGTGCCCACAGGCCTCAACCTCACGTCGGCCGTGCGGGTGGCGACGGCGAAATACCCGTGGACGCCCGCGGTCAACAGCGAGCAGCTGGGCGAGCGTGGTGCACCCCGCGGCATGCGGCGGACGGCGGAGCGGGGGCTGCACGTCTTCAAGTACTCCGCCTACGAGATCGACGGGGCCGACCTCGAGCAGGCGCGCACCCAGCTGGGGATCGCACCCTTCCGGCAGTCGGTGGAAGGGGCGGTGATGGACATCGCCGACGACATCGCGTACTCCGTCCACGACGTCGACGACTTCTATCGCGCGGGGATCCTCAACCACGCACCGATCGCGGCGGAGTTCGACGGATGGCTGGAGGCGGCCGCCCAGTGGCGCGGGCGCGACGACGACGAGGTGCGCGCGGAGACCGAGCGCGGTGCGGCCATCGAGAGGCTCCGCCGCAAGATGCGCCGCGACGACGCGTGGGTGGCCGACGACGACGCCTTCCACGACGCGGTCTCGACCGTGCACGAGGAGCTCGTGGACGACCTGCTGGCGCGTCCGTTCGACGGGTCGCTGACCGCCGAACGGCAACTCGCCACCTTCACGGACCGGTGGATCCGCGCGCTCCAGGCCTCCGCGGCGCCGACCTCGGCGGATGACCCGCGCTCGGGGCCGATCCGCCTGTCGACCACGGCGTGGCACCACGTCGAGGTGCTGAAGTTCGTGCACAAGCACTTCGTCCTCAGCCGCCCCGACCTCGCGATCCACCAGCGCGGGCTCAGCCGCATCCTGAGCCGCTCCGTGCATGCTCTGATGGCCTGGCTCGAAGACGAACACGATCGCGACCGCGTCCCCCGCCGGCTGCAGGAACTCATCGAGCTCGCGCGGGACGGATACGAGCCGTTCCGTCGCAGCGGCCGCTCCCCCCGCACCGCGGACGAGCGCGACCGGCTGGCCCAGGCCCGCGGGGTGCTCGACTATGTCGCATCCCTCACCGACGCGCAGGCGTTCACGTTCTCGGAGGCCATCTCCGGGCGGGCCGACCGGCTGTGGTCCGTGGGGCAGGGCCTCTGA
- a CDS encoding glutamine synthetase family protein gives MDKQRDFVLRTIEERGVKFVRLWFTDVIGTLKSVAIAPAEVEGAFGEGLGFDGSAIEGLTRSYESDLLAHPDPTTFQILPWRGEIDPTARMFCDITTPDGAPAVADPRHVLKRTLAKAADAGFTFYTHPEIEFYLLKSSALGVDGRPVPVDSAGYFDNVPGGTAHDFRRRSVRMLEDLGISVEYSHHEGGPGQNEIDLRYADALTTADNIMTFRTVIKEVAIEQGVYATFMPKPISGQPGSGMHTHMSLFEGDMNAFYEEGAQYQLSRVGRQFIAGLLRHANEISAVTNQFVNSYKRLWGGDEAPSFICWGHNNRSALVRVPLYKPNKGQSSRVEYRALDSAANPYLAYALMLSAGLKGIQEEYELPAEAEDNVWSLSDAERRALGYAPLPQSLDHALGYMEESELVAETLGEQVFNYVLLNKRREWQQYRSQVTPFELHSNLEML, from the coding sequence ATGGACAAGCAGCGGGACTTCGTACTGCGCACGATCGAGGAGCGCGGCGTGAAGTTCGTGCGCCTCTGGTTCACGGACGTCATCGGCACGCTCAAATCCGTCGCGATCGCGCCGGCGGAGGTCGAGGGCGCCTTCGGTGAGGGGCTCGGCTTCGACGGGTCGGCGATCGAGGGCCTGACCCGCTCATACGAATCGGACCTGCTCGCCCACCCCGATCCCACGACGTTCCAGATCCTGCCATGGCGGGGCGAGATCGACCCGACGGCCCGGATGTTCTGCGACATCACCACGCCCGACGGGGCTCCCGCCGTCGCCGATCCCCGGCACGTCCTCAAGCGCACGCTCGCGAAGGCCGCCGATGCCGGCTTCACGTTCTACACGCACCCCGAGATCGAGTTCTATCTGCTCAAGTCCTCGGCGCTCGGGGTGGACGGACGCCCCGTGCCGGTGGACTCCGCCGGATACTTCGACAACGTGCCCGGCGGCACAGCGCACGATTTCCGCCGCCGGTCGGTGCGGATGCTGGAAGACCTCGGCATCTCGGTGGAATACAGCCACCACGAAGGCGGGCCCGGGCAGAACGAGATCGACCTGCGCTACGCCGACGCTCTCACCACCGCCGACAACATCATGACCTTCCGCACCGTGATCAAAGAGGTCGCGATCGAGCAGGGCGTGTACGCGACGTTCATGCCCAAGCCGATCAGCGGACAGCCCGGCAGCGGCATGCACACGCACATGTCGCTGTTCGAAGGCGACATGAACGCCTTCTACGAGGAGGGCGCTCAGTACCAGCTCTCGCGTGTCGGGCGGCAGTTCATCGCAGGGCTCCTGCGTCACGCGAACGAGATCTCGGCTGTGACGAACCAGTTCGTCAACTCCTACAAGCGGCTGTGGGGCGGCGACGAGGCCCCCAGCTTCATCTGCTGGGGGCACAACAACCGTTCCGCGCTCGTGCGCGTGCCGCTGTACAAGCCGAACAAGGGGCAGTCCTCGCGCGTCGAGTACCGCGCGCTGGATTCTGCCGCGAACCCCTACCTCGCCTACGCGCTCATGCTGTCGGCGGGTCTGAAGGGCATCCAGGAGGAGTACGAGCTCCCCGCGGAGGCGGAAGACAACGTCTGGTCGCTCAGCGACGCGGAGCGGCGCGCACTCGGCTATGCGCCGCTGCCGCAGAGCCTCGACCACGCGCTGGGGTACATGGAGGAATCCGAACTGGTCGCAGAGACGCTCGGTGAGCAGGTGTTCAACTACGTGCTGCTGAACAAGCGTCGCGAGTGGCAGCAGTACCGCTCGCAGGTGACGCCGTTCGAGTTGCACAGCAACCTCGAGATGCTCTGA
- a CDS encoding SPOR domain-containing protein → MSTEGEKYWYNLSTGEVERGYASPAIDRAGPFDTAEEAARAPELFKERSRAWADDEAREDNWGAEGSRN, encoded by the coding sequence GTGAGCACCGAAGGCGAGAAGTACTGGTACAACCTCTCCACCGGCGAGGTCGAGCGTGGGTATGCGTCTCCGGCGATCGACCGGGCAGGACCGTTCGACACGGCCGAGGAGGCCGCCCGCGCACCCGAGCTGTTCAAGGAGCGTTCGCGCGCATGGGCCGACGACGAGGCGCGCGAGGACAACTGGGGCGCGGAAGGCTCCCGGAACTGA
- a CDS encoding bifunctional 3'-5' exonuclease/DNA polymerase gives MTSTRVDSADRVWTVLGRADGRVIAVDLDAEGRERARIELTPAALPRWLAEREAADAPRWVWHDTPGWYDALLADGIRVTKAHDLRLVHAILRDAVAVTEDAGLRAARGWDAPAVVPGGEAALFDLGEHAAGPPDDISSALAELTRQRQALARSRTPGALRLLAAAESAGALLACEMRAAGLPWDESAHDAILRDALGEREGGALPARIQQRAADVRAALGDPAVSLDSHPKLLRALHRAGVLVDSTSRWELERHEHPVIAPLVEYKRLMRLYTANGWAWLSEWVRDGRFRPVYVPGGVVTGRWASSGGGALQIPRQLRAAVRADPGWCLVIADVAQLEPRILAAMARDTALAEAARGRDLYEGIVAQGALPTRAEAKVALLGAMYGATTGDSGRLVPRLRRAFPHAMRLVDEAARTGEDGGTVSTWLGRTSPRPDAAWSASQSQASDAEAAETDRTRARRSARDRGRFTRNFVVQGTAAEWALAWLADLRLRLAALPDVAEDDAAPRSGSAFARRPHLAFYLHDEIIVHAPLSYADAVAACVRESAASAGRLLFGDFPVDFPLDLSIVETAGAK, from the coding sequence GTGACCTCGACCCGCGTGGACAGCGCTGACCGCGTCTGGACCGTTCTCGGTCGAGCCGACGGCCGCGTCATCGCAGTCGACCTGGATGCCGAGGGCCGTGAGCGCGCGCGCATCGAGCTGACTCCGGCCGCGCTGCCGCGGTGGCTGGCCGAGCGCGAGGCGGCGGACGCGCCGCGGTGGGTGTGGCACGACACGCCGGGGTGGTACGACGCCCTGCTGGCCGACGGCATCCGGGTGACCAAAGCGCATGACCTGCGCCTCGTGCACGCGATCCTCCGTGACGCCGTGGCGGTGACGGAGGATGCCGGCTTGCGCGCCGCCCGCGGATGGGACGCGCCGGCGGTCGTGCCCGGCGGCGAGGCAGCACTGTTCGACCTGGGTGAGCATGCAGCCGGGCCGCCCGATGACATCTCCTCGGCCCTGGCCGAGTTGACACGGCAGCGGCAGGCGCTGGCCCGCTCCCGCACGCCGGGCGCCCTGCGGCTGCTGGCGGCGGCGGAGTCGGCGGGAGCCCTGCTGGCGTGCGAGATGCGAGCGGCAGGCCTGCCATGGGATGAGTCGGCCCACGATGCGATCCTCCGCGACGCGCTGGGGGAGCGGGAGGGCGGCGCACTCCCCGCCCGGATCCAGCAGCGGGCAGCGGACGTGCGCGCAGCCCTCGGCGATCCGGCGGTCAGCCTCGATTCCCACCCGAAGCTGCTGCGGGCGCTCCACCGCGCCGGCGTGCTGGTGGATTCCACCAGCCGGTGGGAACTGGAGCGGCACGAGCATCCGGTGATCGCGCCCCTGGTGGAGTACAAGCGCCTCATGCGGCTGTACACGGCGAACGGCTGGGCGTGGCTTTCGGAGTGGGTGCGCGACGGGCGCTTCCGGCCCGTCTATGTTCCCGGCGGGGTCGTCACGGGCCGGTGGGCGTCCTCGGGCGGAGGCGCGCTGCAGATCCCGCGCCAGCTGCGCGCGGCCGTGCGCGCCGACCCGGGATGGTGCCTGGTCATCGCCGATGTCGCGCAGCTCGAACCACGGATCCTGGCCGCAATGGCACGCGACACCGCGCTGGCCGAGGCTGCGCGAGGCCGTGACCTGTACGAGGGGATCGTGGCGCAGGGCGCCTTGCCGACACGCGCCGAGGCGAAGGTGGCCCTGCTGGGCGCCATGTACGGCGCGACCACCGGAGACAGCGGCCGCCTCGTCCCTCGCCTGCGCCGCGCGTTCCCGCACGCCATGCGGCTGGTCGACGAGGCGGCGCGCACGGGTGAGGACGGCGGCACCGTCTCGACGTGGCTCGGGCGCACCTCCCCGCGCCCGGATGCCGCGTGGTCGGCGTCGCAGTCCCAGGCCAGCGATGCCGAAGCCGCAGAAACCGACCGCACGCGGGCTCGCCGGTCGGCCCGCGACAGGGGGCGGTTCACCCGCAACTTCGTCGTGCAGGGGACCGCCGCGGAGTGGGCGCTCGCGTGGCTGGCCGATCTGCGGCTGCGCCTTGCGGCTCTTCCCGACGTTGCGGAGGATGACGCCGCGCCACGCTCGGGCTCGGCCTTCGCGCGGCGACCGCACCTGGCGTTCTATCTGCACGACGAGATCATCGTGCACGCCCCGCTGTCCTACGCCGATGCGGTGGCCGCGTGCGTGCGGGAATCCGCCGCATCCGCGGGGCGCCTGCTTTTCGGCGACTTCCCGGTGGACTTCCCGCTCGACCTGTCGATCGTGGAGACCGCAGGCGCGAAGTGA
- a CDS encoding reverse transcriptase-like protein codes for MTTLVVEADGGSRGNPGIAAGGAVVMDPDGHVVTELGVYVGVASNNVAEYNGLLAGLSAAFERDPEATVHVRMDSKLVVEQMTGRWKVKHPDMRALVEQANTLIAGRPVTYEWVPRLSNARADKAANEAMDRRESFRRDLDPRGQR; via the coding sequence GTGACCACGCTCGTCGTCGAGGCGGACGGCGGATCCCGCGGCAACCCGGGGATCGCCGCCGGAGGCGCGGTCGTGATGGACCCCGACGGCCACGTCGTGACGGAGCTCGGCGTGTACGTCGGGGTCGCCAGCAACAACGTCGCCGAGTACAACGGGCTGCTGGCCGGGCTGTCGGCGGCGTTCGAGCGCGATCCCGAGGCCACGGTGCACGTGCGGATGGACTCCAAGCTCGTCGTCGAGCAGATGACGGGGCGCTGGAAGGTGAAGCATCCCGACATGCGGGCGCTCGTGGAGCAGGCGAACACGCTCATCGCCGGTCGCCCCGTGACCTATGAGTGGGTGCCGCGCCTGTCGAACGCGCGGGCAGACAAAGCCGCGAACGAGGCGATGGACCGCCGCGAGAGCTTCCGCCGTGACCTCGACCCGCGTGGACAGCGCTGA
- a CDS encoding transcriptional regulator: MSGQLDAVIHPMHRLKVCAMLETAGSVEMSVIRDAVGLSASALSKQVSALVEAGYVRQERSRGDSRRIWLSLTEDGRNAYRGHVQALREIVAAQGSSADEGSPQRL; the protein is encoded by the coding sequence ATGAGTGGACAGCTCGACGCGGTGATCCACCCGATGCACCGGCTGAAGGTGTGCGCCATGCTCGAGACCGCGGGGAGCGTCGAGATGTCCGTCATCCGCGACGCGGTGGGCTTGAGCGCGTCTGCGCTGAGTAAGCAGGTCAGCGCACTCGTGGAGGCGGGATACGTCCGTCAGGAACGATCGCGCGGCGATTCGCGGCGCATCTGGCTGTCGCTGACCGAAGACGGCAGGAACGCCTACCGAGGCCACGTTCAGGCACTGCGCGAGATCGTCGCCGCACAGGGCAGCTCCGCAGATGAGGGTTCTCCCCAGCGGCTATGA
- the aceE gene encoding pyruvate dehydrogenase (acetyl-transferring), homodimeric type yields MTVHDQDPYSQGPLDSDPDETAEWQESLQQLVQAKGHGRGREIMLSLLKASKDLHLGVPMVPTTDYINTIAPENEPEFPGDEEIERRYRAWVRWNAAITVHRAQRPGIGVGGHISTYASSAALYEVGFNHFFRGHDHPSGGDQIFIQGHASPGTYARAFLEGRLTEAQLDGFRQEKSAAPNGIPSYPHPRLMPEFWQFPTVSMGLGPINAIYQAMTNKYLTNRGIKDAGESHVWAFLGDGEMDEVESRGQLQVAANEGLDNLTFVINANLQRLDGPVRGNGKIIQELESFFRGAGWNVIKVVWGREWDDLLKRDTDGALLNLMNATPDGDYQTYKAESGAYVREHFFGRDERAAALVKDYSDEQIWNLKRGGHDYRKVYAAFKAAVEHKGQPTVIIAKTIKGYGLGPHFEGRNATHQMKKMTLDDLKLFRDAMHIPISDAKLEENPYLPPYYNPGAQDETIQYLLERRRDLGGFLPERRTHHVGLSLPGDDAYALPKKGSGTQEVATTMAFVRLLKDLLRAKDFGHRIVPIIPDEARTFGMDAYFPTAKIYNPNGQHYTSVDRELLLAYKESPQGQIIHVGINEAGALAAFTGTGTAYSTHGEPLIPVYVFYSMFGFQRTGDALWAAGDQMARGFLIGATAGRTTLTGEGLQHADGHSPLLASTNPAVITYDPAYGYEIAHIVRSGIERMYGGNHPDPNVMYYLTVYNEPIVQPAEPEGVDVDGIVRGLHRISPGSGEGPRAQVLASGVGVPWALEAQQLLKDDWGVAADVWSVTSWNELRRDGLAADSHNFLHPEDAPRTAYVTEKLAGAPGPVVAVSDFEHAVQEQIRPWVQHNYHTLGADGFGFSDTRPAARRFFKIDGPSIVVRTLQALAAEGAVDPQLSVQAIEKYRLHDVTAGTSGNAGGES; encoded by the coding sequence GTGACTGTTCACGATCAGGATCCGTACTCGCAGGGACCGCTCGACAGCGATCCCGACGAGACCGCTGAATGGCAGGAATCCCTCCAGCAGCTCGTGCAGGCCAAGGGCCACGGACGCGGCCGGGAGATCATGCTGAGCCTCCTCAAGGCGTCCAAGGACCTGCACCTGGGCGTGCCCATGGTGCCCACCACCGACTACATCAACACGATCGCCCCCGAGAACGAGCCGGAGTTCCCCGGCGACGAGGAGATCGAGCGCCGCTACCGCGCGTGGGTCCGGTGGAACGCCGCGATCACCGTGCACCGCGCGCAGCGCCCCGGCATCGGCGTGGGCGGCCACATCTCCACCTACGCCTCGTCGGCGGCTCTCTACGAGGTCGGCTTCAACCACTTCTTCCGCGGCCACGACCACCCCTCCGGCGGCGACCAGATCTTCATCCAGGGCCACGCCTCCCCCGGCACCTACGCCCGCGCATTCCTGGAGGGACGCCTCACCGAGGCCCAGCTCGACGGGTTCCGCCAGGAGAAGTCGGCCGCACCCAACGGCATCCCCTCCTACCCGCACCCGCGCCTCATGCCGGAGTTCTGGCAGTTCCCCACCGTCTCGATGGGGCTCGGGCCGATCAACGCCATCTACCAGGCGATGACCAACAAGTACCTCACCAACCGTGGCATCAAGGACGCCGGCGAGTCGCACGTGTGGGCCTTCCTCGGCGACGGCGAGATGGATGAGGTCGAAAGCCGCGGTCAGCTCCAGGTCGCCGCCAACGAAGGCCTGGACAACCTGACCTTCGTCATCAACGCGAACCTGCAGCGCCTGGACGGCCCGGTCCGCGGAAACGGCAAGATCATCCAGGAGCTGGAGAGCTTCTTCCGCGGCGCCGGCTGGAACGTCATCAAGGTGGTGTGGGGCCGCGAGTGGGACGACCTGCTCAAGCGCGACACCGACGGTGCGCTGCTGAACCTCATGAACGCCACCCCCGACGGCGACTACCAGACCTACAAGGCCGAGAGCGGCGCCTACGTGCGCGAGCACTTCTTCGGGCGCGACGAGCGCGCCGCCGCGCTCGTGAAGGACTACTCCGACGAGCAGATCTGGAACCTCAAACGCGGTGGTCACGACTACCGCAAGGTGTACGCGGCCTTCAAGGCGGCCGTCGAGCACAAGGGCCAGCCGACCGTGATCATCGCCAAGACCATCAAGGGCTACGGCCTGGGTCCGCACTTCGAGGGCCGCAACGCGACCCACCAGATGAAGAAGATGACCCTCGACGACCTCAAGCTCTTCCGCGACGCGATGCACATCCCGATCAGCGACGCCAAGCTCGAGGAGAACCCCTACCTCCCGCCGTACTACAACCCCGGCGCGCAGGACGAGACGATCCAGTACCTGCTCGAGCGCCGCCGCGACCTCGGCGGGTTCCTGCCCGAGCGTCGCACGCACCACGTGGGGCTGTCGCTGCCTGGAGACGACGCCTACGCCCTGCCCAAGAAGGGCTCGGGAACGCAGGAGGTCGCCACGACCATGGCGTTCGTGCGCCTGCTCAAGGACCTCCTCCGCGCCAAGGACTTCGGGCACCGGATCGTCCCGATCATCCCCGACGAGGCCCGCACCTTCGGGATGGACGCGTACTTCCCGACCGCGAAGATCTACAACCCGAACGGTCAGCACTACACCTCCGTCGACCGTGAGCTGCTCCTGGCGTACAAGGAGAGCCCGCAGGGCCAGATCATCCACGTCGGCATCAACGAAGCCGGCGCCCTCGCGGCGTTCACCGGCACCGGGACGGCGTACTCGACTCATGGTGAGCCGCTCATCCCGGTGTACGTCTTCTACTCGATGTTCGGTTTCCAGCGCACCGGCGACGCCCTGTGGGCGGCGGGCGACCAGATGGCGCGTGGCTTCCTCATCGGCGCCACGGCCGGACGCACCACCCTCACCGGCGAAGGACTTCAGCACGCCGACGGCCACTCCCCGCTGCTGGCCTCGACGAACCCGGCCGTGATCACCTACGACCCGGCGTACGGGTACGAGATCGCTCACATCGTCCGCTCGGGCATCGAGCGGATGTACGGCGGCAACCACCCCGACCCGAACGTCATGTACTACCTCACGGTGTACAACGAGCCGATCGTGCAGCCGGCGGAGCCCGAGGGCGTGGACGTCGATGGGATCGTCCGGGGCCTCCACCGCATCTCCCCGGGTTCGGGCGAAGGCCCCCGCGCGCAGGTCCTCGCCTCCGGCGTGGGGGTGCCGTGGGCGCTGGAGGCGCAGCAGCTGCTCAAGGACGACTGGGGCGTGGCCGCGGACGTGTGGTCGGTGACGTCCTGGAACGAGTTGCGTCGCGACGGGCTCGCCGCGGACTCGCACAATTTCCTCCACCCCGAGGACGCGCCACGGACGGCGTACGTCACCGAGAAGCTCGCCGGCGCGCCCGGTCCCGTCGTGGCCGTCAGCGACTTCGAGCACGCCGTGCAGGAGCAGATCCGCCCCTGGGTGCAGCACAACTACCACACGCTCGGCGCCGACGGCTTCGGATTCTCCGACACCCGCCCGGCAGCGCGGCGCTTCTTCAAGATCGACGGCCCGTCGATCGTTGTGCGCACACTGCAGGCGCTCGCTGCCGAAGGCGCGGTGGATCCGCAGCTGTCGGTGCAGGCGATCGAGAAGTACCGTCTGCACGATGTGACGGCCGGCACGAGCGGAAACGCCGGCGGGGAGAGCTGA
- a CDS encoding zinc ribbon domain-containing protein, protein MNADPADQRKLLDLAELDGRIKRLRAAKANPPQAARVQELLAQRTTQTHELTRLIGLRDDLLAELARIEADVAVVDARAERDAQRLATSANAKEAQSLENELASLARRKSDLEDGELSVMERLETADSEVAAHEALIAATNDEGARLSAEAKTAVADATRDLEAAERDRAAIAAAMAADLVAMYDRISARGPGAGLLRRGTCEACMMVLSGTDMSAVRQAASDAVITCPECGAILVRTDESGL, encoded by the coding sequence GTGAACGCCGACCCCGCCGACCAGCGCAAACTGCTCGATCTCGCCGAACTCGACGGGCGCATCAAACGCCTGCGTGCCGCCAAGGCCAATCCGCCGCAGGCCGCGCGGGTGCAGGAGCTGCTCGCCCAGCGCACGACGCAGACCCACGAGCTGACGCGCCTGATCGGCCTCCGTGACGATCTGCTTGCCGAGCTGGCGCGGATCGAGGCGGATGTGGCCGTCGTCGACGCGCGCGCAGAGCGCGACGCCCAGCGGCTGGCCACGAGCGCCAACGCGAAGGAGGCGCAGAGCCTCGAGAACGAGCTCGCCTCGCTCGCGCGGCGCAAGTCCGACCTCGAAGACGGCGAACTGTCCGTCATGGAAAGGCTCGAGACGGCCGACAGCGAGGTCGCAGCTCACGAGGCGCTCATCGCCGCGACCAACGACGAAGGCGCGCGCCTCAGCGCCGAGGCCAAGACCGCCGTCGCCGACGCCACTCGCGATCTGGAGGCCGCCGAGCGCGACCGCGCGGCGATCGCCGCGGCCATGGCCGCCGACCTCGTCGCGATGTACGACCGCATCTCCGCACGCGGGCCCGGCGCCGGGCTGCTGCGCCGGGGCACGTGCGAGGCGTGCATGATGGTGCTCTCCGGCACGGACATGAGCGCGGTGCGCCAGGCTGCCTCCGACGCGGTGATCACGTGCCCGGAGTGCGGAGCGATCCTGGTCCGCACCGACGAATCCGGTCTGTGA
- the ppgK gene encoding polyphosphate--glucose phosphotransferase: MASKATRAVGVDIGGTGIKAGIVDLEAGELLSDRMKVPTPRGAEPDDVLTAVRTVLDRLGVADDHDVALGVAFPAIVKNGRTLSAANVSDKWIGFEAEKFFEDGLGRDIHFANDADVAGIAEVRYGAAKGVDGLVLLTTLGTGIGSAMIYNGVLVPNTELGHLQRANHKRDAEGYAAYSAMERESLSWEQWAERLQWYYDYVEFLFSPDLFIVGGGVSKHASEFLHLLDLKTPIVPAVHRNNAGIIGAAALGLAVPGAVPAVTE; encoded by the coding sequence ATGGCATCGAAGGCGACTCGTGCGGTCGGAGTGGACATCGGCGGAACCGGCATCAAGGCGGGCATCGTGGACCTCGAGGCGGGTGAGCTTCTCAGCGACCGGATGAAGGTCCCGACCCCGCGCGGGGCGGAGCCCGACGATGTCCTGACCGCGGTGCGGACCGTCCTGGACCGGCTCGGCGTCGCCGACGACCATGACGTCGCCCTGGGCGTCGCGTTCCCCGCGATCGTGAAGAACGGCCGCACGCTGTCGGCGGCCAACGTGTCGGACAAATGGATCGGTTTCGAGGCCGAGAAATTCTTCGAAGACGGCCTGGGCCGCGACATCCACTTCGCCAACGACGCCGACGTGGCCGGCATCGCCGAGGTGCGCTACGGCGCGGCGAAGGGCGTCGACGGACTCGTGCTCCTGACGACCCTCGGCACGGGCATCGGGTCGGCGATGATCTACAACGGCGTGCTCGTGCCCAACACCGAGCTCGGTCACCTTCAGCGCGCCAACCACAAGCGCGACGCCGAGGGCTACGCCGCTTACTCCGCGATGGAGCGGGAGAGCCTGTCGTGGGAGCAGTGGGCGGAGCGCCTGCAGTGGTACTACGACTACGTCGAGTTCCTCTTCAGCCCCGACCTGTTCATCGTCGGCGGCGGCGTGTCCAAGCACGCGTCGGAGTTCCTGCACCTGCTCGATCTGAAGACGCCCATCGTCCCGGCCGTGCACCGCAACAACGCCGGCATCATCGGCGCCGCCGCCCTCGGCCTCGCGGTGCCGGGGGCCGTCCCGGCGGTCACCGAGTAG